From Paenibacillus sp. GP183, one genomic window encodes:
- a CDS encoding sensor histidine kinase — MTRGLHSIRNRLFLLFISCMLVLLLIVSVLYYQKTTEIIHSKISVLAEKNISQTVGLFDLLLQGYDSVTKSLNSNYEMLRLIEDREANKDPAVSVINERTITNIMGAIYYSRDDIVGIHVITNTGKNYNYERRFAGVIDANFTSSDWYQKLLNSSGEMVWLGLFHGSVINRFQDEQLFVFGRKLYDLTDHRMIGVMLIETNPAPILAALSNVTISPNSRVYIVDREDRLIVSSASEQVKPPALNGLPRPQTAQIIVDNQANQLVVAAKAKMSDWTIIGLTPKEDINAEVVKSREYLYVVIVVLVILSTALAVLISRNISSPLKLLIREMKQVEMGNFKGSVTVNSFEEINSLVSSFNRMVKRMDELIERITLASISEKNAELQALQSQVNPHFLYNTLDMIYWMLDERENDRLGRVILALSHMFRYSSDWEEASKTTLRQELDQMSHYMTIIENRLQGRVSAEVSVYPEWLDVPLPKMTIQPIIENAVKYGLEPLSHKGTLRVSTKVNEQELWIVIEDNGIGMEESVLNRLREMLREDTASIHSPASYRKLSRGIGLTNVHRRIALMFGDSYGLSIHSTQGEGTKVVIAIPLPRKGS, encoded by the coding sequence TTGACACGCGGCCTGCATTCCATACGCAATCGGCTGTTTCTGCTATTTATCTCCTGCATGTTGGTTCTCCTGCTCATTGTCAGTGTGCTCTATTATCAGAAGACAACCGAAATCATTCACAGTAAAATTAGTGTTCTGGCGGAGAAAAATATTTCGCAAACGGTTGGTTTGTTCGATTTGTTGCTCCAGGGATATGACAGCGTTACCAAGTCACTCAATAGCAACTATGAGATGCTGCGCCTCATTGAAGATCGCGAGGCCAACAAGGACCCGGCTGTCAGTGTGATTAACGAGCGCACAATTACGAACATTATGGGCGCAATTTATTATTCGCGCGATGATATTGTCGGCATTCATGTCATCACGAATACTGGAAAGAATTATAACTACGAGCGCAGATTCGCCGGTGTCATCGATGCGAATTTTACGTCATCAGACTGGTATCAGAAGCTCCTCAATTCTTCCGGAGAGATGGTGTGGCTGGGGTTATTCCATGGTTCTGTAATCAATCGATTCCAGGATGAGCAGCTCTTTGTTTTTGGGCGCAAATTGTATGATTTGACCGACCACCGAATGATCGGTGTGATGCTCATTGAAACGAACCCAGCGCCCATACTTGCCGCGCTGTCCAATGTGACCATAAGCCCTAACAGTCGTGTCTACATCGTGGATCGGGAGGATCGACTGATTGTTTCTTCGGCATCGGAGCAGGTGAAACCGCCGGCTTTAAACGGGCTTCCGCGTCCGCAGACCGCCCAGATTATCGTAGACAATCAAGCCAATCAACTCGTTGTTGCCGCCAAGGCCAAGATGTCCGACTGGACGATTATCGGACTGACGCCAAAAGAGGATATCAACGCTGAAGTGGTAAAGTCCAGAGAGTATTTGTATGTCGTCATCGTGGTGCTTGTCATCTTGTCGACTGCTCTCGCGGTACTGATTTCCCGCAATATTTCCTCGCCGCTAAAGCTGCTGATCCGCGAGATGAAGCAGGTGGAGATGGGGAATTTCAAAGGATCGGTAACCGTCAATTCATTTGAAGAAATTAACTCGTTGGTGTCATCGTTCAATCGCATGGTCAAACGGATGGATGAGCTGATTGAGCGGATCACACTTGCCTCCATCAGTGAGAAGAATGCCGAACTGCAGGCGCTTCAGTCGCAGGTTAATCCTCATTTTCTATATAACACGCTCGATATGATTTATTGGATGCTGGATGAGAGAGAGAATGACAGGCTGGGTCGGGTCATTCTGGCCTTATCGCATATGTTTCGCTACAGCAGCGACTGGGAGGAAGCTTCCAAGACCACCCTGCGGCAGGAACTGGATCAAATGAGCCATTATATGACGATTATTGAGAATCGCTTACAAGGCCGGGTCAGCGCCGAGGTGAGCGTCTATCCTGAGTGGCTGGATGTGCCGCTGCCGAAGATGACGATTCAACCGATCATCGAGAATGCGGTAAAATATGGATTGGAGCCGCTCAGTCATAAAGGTACCCTCCGAGTGTCAACCAAGGTCAATGAGCAGGAGCTGTGGATTGTTATCGAAGATAACGGAATCGGCATGGAAGAGAGTGTTCTGAACCGGCTCAGAGAGATGCTTCGGGAAGACACCGCTTCCATTCATAGTCCTGCGAGTTATAGAAAACTCTCGCGAGGTATTGGACTGACCAATGTTCACCGTCGAATTGCCTTAATGTTTGGCGATTCCTACGGACTCAGCATTCATAGTACACAGGGGGAAGGAACCAAGGTCGTTATCGCCATTCCGCTTCCTCGGAAAGGTAGTTAG
- a CDS encoding extracellular solute-binding protein, translated as MATKSNALKLVMAGTLALSLTACGSATKSNGGSTATATTSAGTTAPEKKVDNITITFQNIYPDPTDPKNGMLKKIVNDYQTKNPGIKIELDSLNTDQQKLKLKTQAASKEVPDITIVNPAAQMKPFVDAGLFAPLNDMVAQNGLKDTFQSGILDWYTFNNNLYALPDGNNIAVVYYNKDLFQQAGVQVPKTFEEMVAAVKTLKAKGIQPMAIGEKDSWTGSFLFMNVLLRTNGGPGFLKDVVDGKKTFNDPAFTDAVSSFQDLIQAGAFQEGATSFDYNAGENLFKTGKAAMYFMGSWATGGIETSSVNGKVGVFKFPTVKGKGNPDEFMLAPGSAFAISANSKHLKETKDFLNYFMLNYPKEAFAVKGAVGVAQKVDGDFKAAGYSDMAMEVLGLFKQVKGGDLAFDNTMNPGTAQGHLTSIQNLFVQKKDPAEIAKEHQTAYDTNKK; from the coding sequence ATGGCAACAAAGTCAAACGCATTAAAGCTTGTTATGGCAGGTACGCTGGCACTTAGCTTGACTGCATGTGGTTCAGCTACTAAGAGCAATGGTGGTAGCACGGCAACGGCAACTACAAGTGCAGGTACTACAGCGCCTGAGAAAAAGGTAGACAACATTACGATTACATTCCAAAATATTTATCCTGATCCAACAGATCCAAAGAATGGCATGCTGAAGAAAATCGTGAATGACTATCAAACAAAAAATCCGGGTATCAAAATCGAGCTCGACTCCCTGAACACGGATCAACAAAAACTGAAGCTGAAAACGCAAGCGGCCTCCAAAGAGGTTCCGGATATCACGATTGTTAATCCAGCTGCGCAAATGAAGCCTTTCGTGGATGCAGGCCTTTTTGCACCTTTGAATGACATGGTGGCTCAGAACGGTTTGAAAGATACCTTCCAGAGCGGAATTCTTGACTGGTATACGTTCAACAATAATCTGTATGCACTGCCTGACGGCAATAACATCGCTGTCGTTTATTACAATAAAGATTTGTTCCAGCAAGCTGGCGTACAAGTTCCAAAAACCTTCGAAGAAATGGTCGCTGCTGTAAAAACACTTAAAGCCAAAGGGATTCAACCTATGGCCATCGGTGAAAAGGATTCATGGACCGGTTCCTTCTTGTTCATGAACGTGCTGCTTCGTACAAACGGCGGACCTGGCTTCCTGAAAGATGTAGTTGACGGCAAAAAGACGTTCAATGACCCTGCCTTTACAGATGCTGTTTCCAGCTTCCAGGATTTGATTCAAGCAGGAGCGTTCCAGGAAGGAGCAACCTCTTTTGATTATAATGCTGGCGAGAACTTGTTCAAAACCGGCAAAGCTGCCATGTACTTCATGGGCTCCTGGGCAACAGGCGGTATTGAAACATCCTCGGTGAATGGCAAGGTTGGCGTATTCAAATTCCCGACGGTCAAAGGCAAAGGTAACCCTGACGAGTTCATGCTGGCACCGGGAAGCGCATTTGCAATTTCTGCAAACAGCAAGCATTTGAAAGAAACTAAAGATTTCCTGAACTACTTTATGCTGAATTATCCGAAAGAAGCTTTTGCCGTAAAAGGAGCGGTAGGTGTGGCTCAGAAGGTGGATGGAGACTTTAAAGCTGCAGGTTATTCCGATATGGCGATGGAAGTACTCGGCTTGTTCAAGCAAGTAAAAGGCGGAGACTTGGCGTTCGACAACACGATGAACCCGGGAACAGCACAAGGCCATCTGACCAGCATCCAAAACCTGTTCGTACAGAAGAAGGATCCTGCAGAGATCGCCAAAGAGCATCAAACCGCATACGATACAAACAAAAAATAA
- a CDS encoding sugar ABC transporter permease, giving the protein MNVLRVSKWTIAMFVLPCLVLYAGLVFVPILVSLYSGLLDWNGIGTSKFVGLQNFYTLLFADPVFWPSVRRTLMFAVFSMAEIPIALFVAILLNRFIKKPNFLVSSYFLPVILSVVIIGQLWKTIYNPAAMGGMLNQVLDLLNLHSWTRSWLTEPKIAMYSLYFVALWQYLGYHTLIQFTGIRNIPSDIYEAARIDGAEGIKADWHITFPMNIPIFKISIVLAFIGSLQAFDMVMVMTAGGPAHATDVISTHMYNSSFLSLKYGYGSAIGAFLVGLCLIVTVIINKLFNLLERKYS; this is encoded by the coding sequence GTGAATGTGTTAAGAGTCTCAAAATGGACGATAGCAATGTTTGTACTTCCGTGCCTGGTGCTCTATGCGGGACTCGTGTTTGTCCCGATTCTCGTTTCGCTTTATAGCGGGCTCCTGGATTGGAACGGGATTGGCACGTCCAAATTCGTTGGCTTGCAAAATTTTTATACACTCCTGTTCGCAGACCCCGTATTCTGGCCTTCTGTTCGCAGAACGTTAATGTTTGCAGTGTTCTCCATGGCGGAGATTCCAATTGCTTTATTCGTAGCGATTCTGCTTAACAGGTTTATCAAGAAGCCGAACTTTCTCGTTTCGAGTTATTTTCTGCCTGTTATTTTATCCGTCGTCATTATCGGCCAATTATGGAAAACGATTTATAATCCCGCCGCGATGGGGGGCATGCTGAATCAAGTTCTTGACCTCTTGAACTTGCATAGCTGGACGAGGTCGTGGTTGACTGAACCGAAAATTGCGATGTACTCGCTTTACTTTGTAGCGCTGTGGCAGTACCTGGGTTATCATACGCTGATCCAGTTTACCGGCATCAGGAACATTCCTTCTGATATTTATGAAGCTGCCCGGATTGACGGAGCTGAAGGAATCAAAGCTGACTGGCATATTACCTTCCCTATGAATATTCCGATTTTCAAAATATCGATAGTCCTGGCTTTTATCGGCTCGCTTCAAGCGTTTGACATGGTCATGGTGATGACAGCCGGTGGACCTGCGCATGCGACAGATGTGATCTCGACGCACATGTACAACTCCTCCTTCCTTTCCCTGAAATATGGATACGGAAGCGCAATCGGGGCGTTTTTAGTGGGCTTGTGCCTAATCGTAACTGTCATTATCAATAAGTTGTTTAATCTATTAGAGAGAAAATATTCCTAA
- a CDS encoding SGNH/GDSL hydrolase family protein: MTRIEDQAVVLFQGDSITDCGRNRETDDLGKGYALMASALFSSKYPEKQVKFINKGISGHRVKDLQQRWQEDCLDINPTWVSIYIGINDTWRRYDSNDPTSAEDYAQGYRDLIVQTKEKLDAKLILIEPFVLPFPEDRKKWREDLDLKITAVRELAREFNTLYVPLDGLFAQASTEAPPAFWAPDGVHPSPAGHALIAKAWLDAVKA, translated from the coding sequence ATGACCAGAATCGAAGATCAAGCGGTAGTTCTTTTTCAGGGAGACAGCATTACAGATTGCGGAAGAAATCGGGAAACGGATGATCTGGGGAAGGGCTACGCTCTGATGGCATCGGCTTTATTTTCCAGCAAGTATCCGGAGAAGCAAGTGAAGTTTATTAATAAGGGGATCAGCGGACACCGGGTCAAGGATTTGCAGCAGCGCTGGCAGGAGGATTGCCTCGATATTAACCCCACTTGGGTTTCGATTTATATTGGGATCAATGATACTTGGAGACGTTATGATAGTAATGATCCAACCTCAGCGGAGGACTATGCGCAAGGGTATCGGGATCTGATCGTGCAAACCAAAGAGAAGCTGGACGCCAAGCTGATTTTGATCGAGCCGTTTGTGCTCCCATTCCCTGAGGATCGCAAGAAATGGAGAGAGGACCTGGATCTTAAAATCACCGCTGTCAGAGAGCTCGCCAGGGAGTTCAATACGTTATACGTGCCGCTCGACGGTCTTTTTGCGCAAGCAAGTACTGAGGCTCCTCCAGCATTTTGGGCACCTGATGGAGTTCATCCTTCTCCTGCCGGTCATGCTTTAATAGCCAAGGCTTGGCTCGATGCTGTAAAGGCTTGA
- a CDS encoding MFS transporter, which yields MDTITILSEYKVDKEQRETYLNLIHELKDQLHHFGAEHITIYEGTDQPDLFVEEFVVANMDVYTEIKDIRKNEQSVFWQKFNGCISGGKDKVHMWAFKKLK from the coding sequence TTGGATACGATAACCATTCTTTCTGAATATAAGGTGGATAAAGAACAAAGAGAAACGTATCTAAACCTGATTCATGAGTTGAAAGATCAACTTCATCATTTTGGAGCTGAACACATCACCATTTATGAAGGAACGGACCAACCCGACTTGTTCGTTGAAGAATTTGTAGTGGCCAATATGGATGTTTATACGGAAATCAAGGACATAAGAAAAAATGAACAGTCCGTTTTTTGGCAAAAGTTCAATGGGTGTATTTCAGGCGGAAAAGATAAGGTACATATGTGGGCTTTTAAAAAATTGAAGTAG
- a CDS encoding non-oxidative hydroxyarylic acid decarboxylases subunit B encodes MRKIIIAISGATGAVYGIRTLQALKEHDVETHLILSKWAEATIKIETSYSVDEVKSMASHVHSSNDLGASISSGSFQVNGMIIAPCSMKTLASIACGITDNLVARAADVILKERRKLVIVPRETPLNDIHLENMLKLSRMGAVMLPPMPAFYNHPQTIDDIINHTVARILDQFEIENDLTKRWKS; translated from the coding sequence ATGCGGAAAATAATTATAGCCATATCCGGAGCAACGGGAGCCGTTTATGGGATTAGAACTTTACAAGCTTTGAAGGAACACGACGTTGAGACCCACTTAATCCTGAGTAAATGGGCTGAAGCGACGATAAAGATTGAAACCAGCTATTCGGTAGACGAAGTCAAATCAATGGCCAGTCACGTTCACTCTTCCAATGACTTGGGCGCTTCCATCTCAAGCGGCTCCTTTCAGGTAAATGGTATGATTATTGCTCCTTGCAGTATGAAGACATTAGCGAGTATCGCTTGCGGCATCACTGACAACTTAGTGGCGAGAGCTGCGGATGTTATATTGAAAGAGCGACGGAAGTTAGTGATTGTACCAAGAGAGACGCCGCTAAACGATATCCATCTCGAAAACATGCTGAAGCTGTCAAGGATGGGAGCAGTCATGCTCCCCCCTATGCCTGCTTTTTACAATCATCCCCAAACGATTGATGATATTATCAATCATACGGTAGCGAGAATTTTAGACCAGTTTGAGATCGAAAATGACTTAACGAAACGCTGGAAAAGTTGA
- a CDS encoding carbohydrate ABC transporter permease — MNSTLSAAPAMPAAIVRRKRPSAVKVIVVIFLSILVVTQVYPLLWLFIYSFKTNEEILSGRFFALPAVLQWKNFSDAIKAGHYFQYLKNSLFVTSVSMASVLLLSSMASFAISRFRWKYGQIVMVLFLIGMMIPLQATLLPLMIIFKNMHILNTHLSLILPYVAFQTPIAVFILSGFMKSIPSEIEESAVMDGASVQRIFRSIILPISIPPMMTVSILTFISIWNEYILAATFISSERLKTLPFGVNSFVSQYSVNYGAIGAFLVLGALPVILIYFLLADKITKGMVAGAVKG; from the coding sequence ATGAATTCAACGCTGAGTGCAGCTCCTGCAATGCCTGCAGCAATAGTCAGAAGGAAACGCCCCTCCGCGGTCAAGGTGATCGTGGTCATCTTTCTTTCTATTCTGGTCGTAACTCAAGTTTATCCGCTCCTCTGGCTGTTCATTTATTCCTTCAAAACCAATGAAGAAATATTATCAGGCAGATTTTTCGCGCTGCCGGCCGTGCTTCAATGGAAAAATTTCAGCGACGCGATAAAAGCTGGCCATTATTTTCAATATTTGAAAAACAGCTTGTTTGTCACCTCAGTGTCCATGGCTTCCGTGCTGCTGTTAAGCTCGATGGCCTCATTCGCCATCAGCCGCTTCCGATGGAAATACGGCCAGATTGTGATGGTTCTCTTTCTGATCGGAATGATGATCCCGCTGCAGGCAACCTTATTGCCGCTCATGATCATTTTCAAAAACATGCACATCCTCAATACGCATCTCTCGCTGATCCTGCCGTATGTGGCGTTTCAGACACCGATTGCCGTATTCATTCTCAGCGGATTTATGAAGTCCATTCCAAGCGAAATTGAAGAATCCGCCGTGATGGATGGAGCGAGTGTGCAGCGTATTTTCCGAAGCATCATCCTGCCGATTTCAATTCCTCCGATGATGACCGTATCGATTCTAACCTTCATTAGTATATGGAATGAGTACATTTTGGCAGCCACATTCATCTCGTCTGAACGGTTAAAGACGCTTCCCTTTGGCGTGAACAGCTTTGTCAGTCAATATTCGGTCAATTATGGAGCCATTGGGGCATTCCTCGTACTCGGAGCACTGCCGGTTATTCTCATATACTTCTTGTTAGCGGACAAAATTACGAAGGGCATGGTCGCGGGAGCGGTGAAGGGATAA
- a CDS encoding aminotransferase class I/II-fold pyridoxal phosphate-dependent enzyme, giving the protein MNGNNPLLEAFNQTTYQLGGHGKRNTKVLKEAFQHIDENVDSDNYGAGKVIEDFQDQMAAYLGKEKAVFFPSGTMAQQIALRIWCDKKGLKKVAYHPLCHLEIKEQDGLKELHHIESILLADHSRTIQLEDVLNMKEDVACILLELPQREIGGTLPDYQDLEAISVYCREKGIKLHMDGARLYETLPYYQKSAAEICKLFDSVYVSLYKGIGGIAGAILAGDEAFSNESKVWKTRHGGNLISLYPYILSADYYFKQRLHKMEQYYEEAKELAGFYNQCHAVATKPLVPVSNMFHVHVDIPKEKLESILIAIYKETGIGLTTYVKETSATTCYYEVSIGDRYSNIPKDEIRKVFQLLDERTGAEI; this is encoded by the coding sequence ATGAACGGAAATAATCCATTGTTAGAAGCATTTAATCAAACTACCTATCAATTAGGTGGCCATGGTAAAAGAAATACGAAAGTGCTGAAAGAGGCATTCCAGCATATCGATGAGAATGTGGACAGTGATAATTATGGTGCAGGCAAGGTCATTGAAGACTTTCAAGATCAAATGGCGGCGTATTTAGGAAAAGAAAAGGCCGTTTTTTTTCCAAGTGGAACCATGGCACAGCAAATTGCCCTAAGAATATGGTGTGATAAAAAGGGACTAAAAAAAGTAGCCTATCACCCTTTATGTCATTTAGAGATTAAAGAACAAGACGGGTTAAAAGAACTGCATCATATCGAATCTATCTTGTTAGCGGATCATAGCAGGACCATTCAGCTTGAGGATGTTCTGAACATGAAGGAGGATGTCGCTTGTATTTTGCTTGAATTGCCACAGCGCGAGATCGGTGGAACGCTGCCTGATTACCAGGATCTAGAAGCTATCTCCGTATACTGCCGCGAAAAAGGGATCAAGCTTCATATGGATGGGGCTAGACTTTATGAAACGCTGCCCTACTATCAAAAGTCGGCTGCTGAGATTTGCAAGCTTTTTGATAGTGTTTATGTTTCATTATACAAAGGAATTGGCGGGATTGCAGGCGCTATTCTTGCAGGCGATGAAGCTTTTTCGAACGAATCCAAGGTATGGAAAACGCGCCATGGCGGAAATTTAATTAGCCTTTATCCGTATATTCTCAGCGCGGATTATTATTTCAAACAAAGGTTGCACAAAATGGAGCAGTATTATGAAGAAGCAAAGGAGCTTGCGGGTTTTTATAATCAGTGCCATGCCGTTGCAACAAAACCTTTGGTGCCTGTTTCCAACATGTTTCATGTACATGTTGATATTCCGAAAGAAAAGCTTGAATCTATTTTAATAGCCATTTATAAAGAAACGGGTATAGGCTTAACCACCTATGTCAAAGAAACCAGCGCGACAACCTGTTATTATGAAGTTAGTATCGGTGATCGTTACTCGAACATACCGAAAGACGAGATCAGGAAAGTATTTCAATTGCTTGATGAGAGAACCGGAGCGGAGATTTAG